In Oxalobacteraceae bacterium OTU3CINTB1, the sequence AGCGTTGCGCCCGTACTCTTCAGCTTGTATGCGGGGAATTATCACTGCTGCCACCCGCTCGCGCAAGGCTTTTCCCGGGAACGGTAGTTACCGGCAGCCAAATCCGAAATTCCGCGCCGCTTTCAGAAACATTCCTGACCGTGACAGTGCCGCCGTGGACGTCGACGATGGCGCGCGCCATGTACAGCCCCAGGCCGGATCCCGCCACGCCGGCAGCGTTACTGCCACGGTAAGCCTTGGCGAAGATTTGCTCCAGCTCGGCCGCCGGCACGCCGGCGCCGCCATCGCGCACCAGGAACTCGACACCACCCTCGGTTGCAATTTTGCCCATCAATTCTAACGGAGTATTCGCATCCGTGTATTTGATGGCATTGTCGATCAATATTTCCAGGCACAGTCGGATGCCGGCGGGGTCGCAGCGCATCCATTGCGGCAGCGCCTCCACGCGCAGATTGACGCGGCTGCGGCGGCTGCGGGCCTGCTCGGCGACCGATTGCAGCAGCGCCGCCGGCGAGATCTCGTCGGGCTGGCGCGCGCGGCCGATGCTGGCCATGCGCTCCGGCGACAGGTATTCGTCGAGCATCGCCAACATACGGTCGACCGCCGTCTGTATCTTGCGGTAGCGCTTGCGGGTGCCTTCGTCGTGGTGGGCGCCGGTCATCTCCAGGCGCTGCACGGCGCCGTCGATAGTCGACAGCGGCGTGCGGAATTCGTGCGACAGCATCGAGGCGAATTTCTTTTGCTGTTCGGCCAGTTCGCGGCGCGCCGTCAGGTCGCGCACCACGCCGGCCACCTGCACCGGCACGCCAGCGTCGTCGAGGATCAGGAAGGAGTCTATTTCCACTGGCAACAAGCGGCCGTCGGCGTGCACAAGTTCGGCCTCGCGCAGTACGCGACGCCGGCTGGCGTCGCCGCCGGCAAAGCGCGTCAGGCGCGGCGCCAGATCGCCCAGCAGGCCGGCCGCCATGGTGTCGGCGCTTTCAAGCGTATAGCCGAACTGGCGTTCCGCCGCCGCGCTGAGCCAGGTCAACCGCAAGCTGGCGCAATCGGCCACCCAGCTGACATCGACGCTGTTGTCGAGCAGCAGGCGGTAGCGGGCCTCGTTCGCCCGCGATCGCGCCAACGCCGCCTGCAACTCGTCGACGGTGGCCGCCACCTTACTCAACCAGCGGCGCGAAGATCTGCTGCAGATCCTCTTGCGTGAGCGCCATTTTCTGCGACTCGCCCTCGGCCAGGATCGATTGCGCCAAGTCGGATTTTTTCTGCTGCAGCACCTGGATCTTCTCTTCCAGGGTGCCTTTGGCGATCAGCTTGTAGACGAACACCGGCTTGTCCTGGCCGATGCGCCAGGCGCGGTCGGTGGCCTGGTTCTCGGCCGCCGGGTTCCACCACGGATCGTAATGGATCACGGTGTCGGCCGCCGTCAGGTTCAGGCCGACGCCGCCGGCCTTCAGGCTGATCAGGAAGATCGGCACCGCGCCCTGCTGGAAGGCCGCCACCTGCGCGCTGCGGTCCTTGGTGTCGCCGGTCAACAGCGCGTACGGGATGTCGCGCGCCTCGAGCTCTTGCTCGATCAGCTCGAGCATGCTGGTGAACTGCGAGAACACCAGGATCTTGCGGTTTTCCTCCAGCAAATCCTCGACCATCTGCATCAGGTCGATCAGCTTGGCCGAGCCGGCCGTCTGCTTCTTCGACGGCAGCGACTTGACCAGGCGCGGATCGCAACACACCTGGCGCAGCTTGAGCAGCGCCTCGAGGATGACGATCTGGCTGCGCGCCACACCTTTGCGGTCGATTTCCTCGCGTACCTTTTGGTCCATCGCCAGCCGCACGGTTTCGTACAGGTCGCGCTGGGCGCCGGTCAGCTCGACCTTGCGCACCATCTCGGTCTTCGGCGGCAACTCCTTGGCCACGTTATCCTTGGTCCGGCGTAACAGGAAAGGCTTGATGCGGCGGTTCAGCAGCGCCCGGCGCATCGGATCGTCCTGGCGCTCGATCGGATGGCGGAACACGCTGTTGAAGCCCTTCTCGTCGCCCAGCAGGCCCGGCAGCAGGAAGTGGAATTGCGACCACAGCTCGCCCAGATGGTTTTCCAGCGGCGTGCCCGACAGGCACAGGCGGTGGCGGGCGCGCAGCAGGCCGGCGCTCTGAGCGGCCTTGGAGCGGGTGTTCTTGATGTAGTGCGACTCGTCCAGGATCACCAAGTGGAAATCGTGCTCGCGCAGTTTTTCCTCGTCGCGCGGCAACAGCGCGTAGGTGGTCAGCACCAGGTCGGCCTCGTCGATCTGGTCGAACTGGCCCATGCGGTCCTTGCCTTGCAACAGCAGCACGCGCAGGCTTGGCGCGAATCGGGCCGCCTCCTCCTGCCAGTTGCCCATCAGGCTGGTCGGCGCGATCACCAGCGCCGGCGCCGTCAGGCGGCCCGCCTCTTTTTCGATCAGGATGTGGGCCAGGGTTTGCACCGTCTTGCCCAGGCCCATGTCATCGGCCAGGATGCCGGCGAAGCCGTATTCGCGCAGGAACTGCATCCACGACAGGCCGTCGGTCTGGTAATCGCGCAGGGTCGCCTGCAGGCCGGCCGGCGTCTCGACCTTCTTGACTTCGCCGAACTGGTTCAGGCGCGCGCCCATTTCGCGCAGTTCGTCGCCGCCGTTCCACTTCAACTCCACGTTGCGGGCCAGCTCGTCCAGGCGCGCGGCGTCCAGGGTCGCCATGCGCAGCGAGGTCTTGATCTTGTCGCTGAAATACAGCTCGCCCAGGGTCGACAGGATCGGCTTGATGCGCGCCCACGGCAGCGCCACGCGCGCGCCGTCGGCCAGGGTGGCCAGCATCTGGTCGTCGTCGCCGTGGCTGGCGATGGCCTTCGGATTGAAATCGTTGGGCGCGTTGCGTATCAATTGCACCAGCACGGGCAGCAGCGGCACGCGCTCCTGGTCGACCATGATGCCCAGTTCCAGTTCGAACCAGGCGCGGCCGCCGTCGGCAGGGTCCGCCGTGACGTCGGCATACCAGTCGCCCACTTCCATGACGTCGTAGCGGTATTTGGTGGTTTTTTCGACTTTCCAGCCGGCGTCCTTCAGCGCGGCGATGCCGTCGCGGGCGAAGCGTATCCATTCGGCCTGGCTAGGCAACAGCAGCCCGCCTTTGACACTGCTCAGCGGCAACGCGGCCGGCGTCTGGAAATGGCGCTCGTTCAGCAGAGCCAGCGCTTGCTCCTCGGCGCCGGCGTCGCGCTGGATGATCTCGGTGACCTCGCCCTTCTGGCGCACCACGCGCTGCGACGGATCGAAGGAGACGCGCTCGCCGTCGTAGTCGAACGACAGCACGGCGAAATCGTGCCAGCGTTGCAGGGAGCCGTCGGCCAGCATCGCCGAGTCCAGGGTCAGCACCGGGCGCGGCTTGACGTCGTCGCGCACCCGCTGCGGCAGCGGCTGCGGCAGCGGCATCAGCTGTTGCAGGCCGTGCGCCAGCAACAGTTGCGACACGCGCATCTTGTCGTTGGCCGTCAGCAGCGGCGCCTGGGCAACCAGCGCCTGCAGGTCGGCCAGCGGAATCGCGGCGCCGCCCTGGTTCAGTTGCAGCACGCCGCAGGACAGGTTGTCGATGTACCAAGGCGGGTCGGTCGGCAGCATGTAATCGACCTGGTCGGCGCCGTTGCTGGTTGCGCGCGCGCCCGGCGGCGGCTGCACCTGCCAGCCCAGACGCAGGCCCTTGCCCTCTTCGCGCCAGGCCAGGTTGGCTTCGCGCAGCACGCCGCCCTTGAGCGGATACACCAGGCCGTTGCCGACGTCGGCCCACGAATTTGCCCACAGCAATTTATCCTGCTCGGCCAGCATTTGCAGCAGCGCCGCGCCGATCTTGCCGCGCGGCTCGGTGGCCGAGCCGGTCTGCGAATTCTGGCCGCTGCGCATGGCGACAAAGAAACGAATCAAATCCTCGTCGCCGGACGCCAGGAAGGTCGGCGGCGCCGACAGCAGCGAGAACACTTCGCTGACCGGGGTGGCGGCGGCGACGTCGCCGTTCGAGCGCAACCGCGCCTTGTACAGGCACAGCGCCACGTGGCGGCCGCCGCTGGTCGGCGCCATCACGTAGATCAGGCGGTACTGGGTTTGTTTCGGATCGCTATCGACCGGGGGCGCGGTCAGCTTGGCCTTGGGATGCGCGGCGGCGTCGACCCGTTGCAGCCAGGTGGCCACCGCGTACGACAATTGGTTCGCCGGCGGCGGCGGCAGGCGCGTGGGAATCGCAGGAACTGCGGCCGGCACTGCCGCCGGGGCGGCTGGCTTGGCGGGAACCTCGTCGGTGGCGTCGTCGCGGGTAAAATCCATAGGTCGCATTGTTGTTCAAAGATGGTTCAAAAACGGCAACAGGCGATATTATCCGCCATACACGCGTTCGTGTTTGCGGATTCTTTTGAAAAACCCGCGTGCTTATGTGCCTTTGGTGTCTTTCGACGCCTCAAACACGGTTCAAACTTTGCGGATCGGCCATATCTTCGTCCATTTGGACTGTCAAGACTGGCACAATCGCGCCGATTGCGTATCATTCCGGGCTTGACCGCTAAGGAACGACCCACATGCTGCCTTCCATCGAACAACGCCTCGCCCTCGAACTTGCCGCTAAACCGGTCCAGGTCGCCGCCGCCATCGCCCTGCTGGACGAAGGCGCCACCGTGCCCTTCATCGCCCGTTACCGCAAGGAGGCCACCGGCGGACTCGACGACATTCAGCTACGACTGCTCGAAGAACGCCTGCGCTACCTGCGCGAGCTGGAAGACCGCCGCGCCGCCATCGTCGCCTCCATCACCGAGCAGAACAAGATGACGCCGGCCTTATTAGATGCTGTCATGCATGCGGAAGACAAGACCCGGTTGGAAGACTTATATCTTCCGTACAAACAAAAACGCCGCACCAAAGCGCAAATCGCCATCGAAGCGGGCCTCGCGCCGCTGGCCGACAGTCTGCTGGCCAACCCCGAACTGACTCCTGAAACGGAAGCCACCCGCTTCCTGCGCGAAGCCTTCACCACCGCCGACGGCAACAATCCCGGCGTCGCCGACACCAAGGCCGCGCTCGACGGCGCCCGCCAAATCCTGATGGAGCGCTTCGCCGAGGACGCCACCTTGCTGCAGTCGTTGCGCGAGTACGTACAAGAGCATGGCATCGTTGAATCGAAAGTTATTGAAGGAAAGCAAGACGAAGGCGAAAAATTCGCCGATTACTTCGACTATTCGGAGACCATCGGCACCGTGCCGTCGCACCGCGCGCTGGCGCTGATGCGCGGGCGCCGCGAAGGCATCCTCGACGTCACCCTGCGGCTCGACACCGAAGCCGAGAAACCGAAGTGGGACGCGCCGCACAATCCGTGCGAAGGCCGCATCGCCGCCCGCTTCGGCATCAAGAACCAGGGCCGCGCGGCCGACAAATGGCTGGCCGACACGGCGCGCTGGACCTGGCGCGTGAAAAGCTTCATGCACCTGGAGACCGAATTGATGGGTGCGCTGCGCGAGCGTTCCGAGCTTGACGCGATCAACGTCTTCGCCACCAATTTGAAAGCCCTGCTGCTGGCCGCGCCGGCCGGACAGCGCGCCACCATGGGCCTGGACCCGGGCCTGCGCACCGGCGTCAAGGTGGCCGTGGTCGACGCCACCGGCAAGGTGGTCGACACCGCCGTCATCTATCCGCACCAGCCGAAGAACGACTGGGACGGCTCGCTGCACATCCTGGGCCGCCTGGCCGCCAAGCACAACGTCTCCTTGATTTCGATCGGCAATGGCACCGCCTCGCGCGAAACCGACAAGCTGGCGCAGGACCTGATCAAGCAGCATCCGGATCAGAAGATGACCAAGATCGTCGTCTCCGAGGCGGGCGCGTCGGTGTACTCGGCGTCCGAATTCGCCTCGCGCGAGCTGCCGGACATGGACGTGTCGCTGCGCGGCGCCGTCTCGATCGCGCGCCGCCTGCAGGACCCGCTGGCCGAGCTGGTCAAGATCGACCCGAAATCGATCGGCGTCGGCCAGTACCAGCACGACGTCTCGCAAACCCAGCTGGCGCGCTCGCTCGACGCCGTGGTCGAGGATTGCGTCAATGCCGTGGGCGTGGACGTCAACACCGCGTCGGCGCCCCTGCTGGCGCGCGTGTCGGGACTGTCGACGTCGGTGGCGCAGGCCATCGTCTCCTACCGCGACGTCAAGGGCGCTTTCGCCTCGCGCGCCGCGCTCAAATCGGTGCCGCGCCTGGGCGACAAGACCTTCGAGCAGGCGGCCGGCTTCCTGCGCGTGATGGGCGGCGAAAATCCGCTGGACGCCTCGGCGGTGCATCCGGAATCGTATCCGCTGGTCGAAAAAATCCTCGGCGACATCAAAAAGGACATCAAGGCCGTCATCGGCGAGACCGCCTTGATCAAGTCGCTCAACCCGGCCAAGTACGCCGACGACAAGTTCGGCGTCCCGACCATCACCGATATTTTGAAGGAGCTGGAAAAGCCGGGCCGCGATCCGCGTCCCGAGTTCACCACCGCCACCTTCAAGGACGGCGTCGAAGAAATCCGCGACTTGCGTCCCGACATGATCCTCGAAGGCGTGGTCACCAACGTAGCCGCGTTCGGCGCGTTCGTCGACATCGGCGTGCACCAGGACGGCCTGGTGCATATCTCGGCGCTGTCGAACACCTTCGTCAAAGACCCGCACACGGTGGTCAAAGCCGGCCAGGTGGTCAAGGTGAAGGTGCTGGAAGTGGACGAAAAGCGCAAGCGCATCGCGTTGACGATGCGCATGACCGACAGCGCCCCGCAAGCTGGCGCCCAGCCGCAGCAGCGCAGCGACCGCACCGACCGCAAGAGCATGGGCCAGCACCAAAAGCAAACCGCCCGCGCCGAACCGATCGGCGGCAGCATGGCGGCGGCCTTCGCCAAACTGCGCGGCTAAACCCTGTAAACCCTGGGGTCAGGTCCGACATTCGGACATTTTTGAACTTTTGCCAACCAAAAAAGTTCCGCAAAATCTGGATTTGTCCGAATGTCGGACCTGACCCCGTGGGTTGTTGGTACGCGGGGGCCGCATTTCTTATAAAATGTGGGCACCTAATACTTATTTATACTGAGGCAGCTATGAGCGACGTACAAACCTGGATCAAAGAAACCGTGACCGCCACCCCGGTGGTGCTGTTCATGAAGGGCACCGCCCAGTTCCCGCAATGCGGCTTCTCCGGCCGCGCCATCCAGATCCTGAAAGCCTGCGGCGTCGAAAACATCGCCACCGTCAACGTGCTGGAAGATCCGGAAGTGCGCCAAGGCATCAAGGACTACTCGAACTGGCCGACCATTCCGCAGCTCTACGTTAAAGGCGAGTTCATCGGCGGCTCGGACATCATGAACGAGATGTTCGAGTCCGGCGAGCTGAAAGCCCTGCTGGATGCCTGATCGCCCCCGGCGGATAATCATCGCCATCACCGGCGCCACCGGCGCCGTGTATGGCGTGCGTCTGCTGCAACATTTGCAACATACTGAAAACGTCGAGACGCATCTGATCGTCTCCGAAGCGGCCGTCCTCACCCTGCACCAGGAAACCGGCCTGCAGCGCAAGGAAGTCGAATCGTACGCTCACGTGGTGCACAAGGTGCGCGACGTCGGCGCGTCGATCGCCAGCGGCTCGTTCCAATCGGATGGCATGATCGTCGCGCCCTGCTCGATGAAGACCTTGGCGTCGGTGGCGCATGGCCTGTCGGACAACCTGATCGCGCGCGCGGCCGACGTGGTGCTCAAGGAGCGCCGCCGGCTGGTGCTGATGGTGAGGGAGACGCCGTTCAATCTCGCGCACTTGCGCAACATGACGGCGGTGACGGAGATGGGCGGCATTATCTACCCGCCGCTGCCTGGCTTTTATCATAATCCGCAAAGCATTGCGGAGATGGTGGACCACACCGTGGGCCGCGTCATAGACCTGTTCGGCATCGAGCACACGCTGACCCCGCGCTGGCATGGTATGAAACCAGCCAGCCCGTCCAACGACGATGGCGCCGGTCCCGCCTAGCGCTTATCGAACTGCGATCCGCTGGCGCGTTTCAAATCCCTGGCTTCCTCCACCATGCGGCGGTGCGCGATGCGCTTGCGCATCACCTCGGCATGCTGGGCGGCGGTCATGGGCGGGACGGTCATCAAATCTTTTAGCTGCGCGACGTTGCTGTAGTTACTTTTCATAGGACGGCTCAAAAGCTTGGCTCCGAAGTAAATGCTGCGGTTCAGCGGCGCTGACTCCCCATTGTGCCTGAAATCCATGTCGAAACGATGACAATTCGCAAACGGGCCCAAAATAAAAAGTCACCACTTCAAATGCACCTTTTCCGAACAAAAACCGGTGAAATCATGAAACTAGTTTCACAGACCACTTGCCCGAAAAGCCGTCACCAAAGGTCGACATATCGCCGTACCAGTACTTAAAATGACTACTTTTGGTAATTTACGCGCACCAGCATGCGAATAAATTCGCGGGCGATTTGCCGGTGATGCTCGTCCAGGCGCTGTAAGTCGGCGATGAGTTTGACGTCGGCCGACTCGAAACGGGAGGCGCCGTTGCCGTTTTCGCCGGCCGGGGCGCCCGCCTCGGCGCCGCCGAAGCGCAACCATTCGGCGGGCACACCCAACCATTGCGCGATCATGCGCAGCTTTTCCTGGGTCGGGATGGCCTCGCCCACCAGCCATTTCCGGGCCGCGTGGACGGTGATCGGTCTGCCATCGAACCGAATATTAAATTCCCTGGCCAGCCTTGTGGGGCTGTCGGGCGAGTAGTGGGCGTTCTTAAGAGCCTGCTGCAAGCGCTGGCTAAAGCTTTCGCGTTCATTGGAAGAGTTCATGGGTGCACTATTTCACGTTGCGTCATGAAAGTCAGTCTCTTGAACAGGAGCGCTGACGGTGACGTGGTGGGATGTCGAAATTGGCATTCTATCCTCTGAAAGTGCGTATGCCGGCGAGCAAGCCGACCAAATTATGTTTGGCCGGGCACTGCAAAAGAGGCAAGATCATCCCTCTCTTTTGAGGGATGCCGAAGTTGCAAATTTTACCATTATTCGTCGGCTGAAGACCAGACCACTTTTACGCGGAAGCGTATGATGCCGCCGCCCCCCGATCGGCGTCGCACGATACCTGGGCGCCACGGATCGGGGCAATCGACCACGCCGGCGCCGCGCCGGGCGCGCTACAATATCCGTTACGTTGACGTTAACGGAAATCGAACGACTTACCGCACTGATCCCGATGCCTACCTATACCATTACCGAACTGGCCCGT encodes:
- a CDS encoding DEAD/DEAH box helicase; this translates as MDFTRDDATDEVPAKPAAPAAVPAAVPAIPTRLPPPPANQLSYAVATWLQRVDAAAHPKAKLTAPPVDSDPKQTQYRLIYVMAPTSGGRHVALCLYKARLRSNGDVAAATPVSEVFSLLSAPPTFLASGDEDLIRFFVAMRSGQNSQTGSATEPRGKIGAALLQMLAEQDKLLWANSWADVGNGLVYPLKGGVLREANLAWREEGKGLRLGWQVQPPPGARATSNGADQVDYMLPTDPPWYIDNLSCGVLQLNQGGAAIPLADLQALVAQAPLLTANDKMRVSQLLLAHGLQQLMPLPQPLPQRVRDDVKPRPVLTLDSAMLADGSLQRWHDFAVLSFDYDGERVSFDPSQRVVRQKGEVTEIIQRDAGAEEQALALLNERHFQTPAALPLSSVKGGLLLPSQAEWIRFARDGIAALKDAGWKVEKTTKYRYDVMEVGDWYADVTADPADGGRAWFELELGIMVDQERVPLLPVLVQLIRNAPNDFNPKAIASHGDDDQMLATLADGARVALPWARIKPILSTLGELYFSDKIKTSLRMATLDAARLDELARNVELKWNGGDELREMGARLNQFGEVKKVETPAGLQATLRDYQTDGLSWMQFLREYGFAGILADDMGLGKTVQTLAHILIEKEAGRLTAPALVIAPTSLMGNWQEEAARFAPSLRVLLLQGKDRMGQFDQIDEADLVLTTYALLPRDEEKLREHDFHLVILDESHYIKNTRSKAAQSAGLLRARHRLCLSGTPLENHLGELWSQFHFLLPGLLGDEKGFNSVFRHPIERQDDPMRRALLNRRIKPFLLRRTKDNVAKELPPKTEMVRKVELTGAQRDLYETVRLAMDQKVREEIDRKGVARSQIVILEALLKLRQVCCDPRLVKSLPSKKQTAGSAKLIDLMQMVEDLLEENRKILVFSQFTSMLELIEQELEARDIPYALLTGDTKDRSAQVAAFQQGAVPIFLISLKAGGVGLNLTAADTVIHYDPWWNPAAENQATDRAWRIGQDKPVFVYKLIAKGTLEEKIQVLQQKKSDLAQSILAEGESQKMALTQEDLQQIFAPLVE
- a CDS encoding PAS domain-containing sensor histidine kinase; amino-acid sequence: MAATVDELQAALARSRANEARYRLLLDNSVDVSWVADCASLRLTWLSAAAERQFGYTLESADTMAAGLLGDLAPRLTRFAGGDASRRRVLREAELVHADGRLLPVEIDSFLILDDAGVPVQVAGVVRDLTARRELAEQQKKFASMLSHEFRTPLSTIDGAVQRLEMTGAHHDEGTRKRYRKIQTAVDRMLAMLDEYLSPERMASIGRARQPDEISPAALLQSVAEQARSRRSRVNLRVEALPQWMRCDPAGIRLCLEILIDNAIKYTDANTPLELMGKIATEGGVEFLVRDGGAGVPAAELEQIFAKAYRGSNAAGVAGSGLGLYMARAIVDVHGGTVTVRNVSESGAEFRIWLPVTTVPGKSLARAGGSSDNSPHTS
- a CDS encoding UbiX family flavin prenyltransferase, with protein sequence MPDRPRRIIIAITGATGAVYGVRLLQHLQHTENVETHLIVSEAAVLTLHQETGLQRKEVESYAHVVHKVRDVGASIASGSFQSDGMIVAPCSMKTLASVAHGLSDNLIARAADVVLKERRRLVLMVRETPFNLAHLRNMTAVTEMGGIIYPPLPGFYHNPQSIAEMVDHTVGRVIDLFGIEHTLTPRWHGMKPASPSNDDGAGPA
- a CDS encoding RNA-binding transcriptional accessory protein — its product is MLPSIEQRLALELAAKPVQVAAAIALLDEGATVPFIARYRKEATGGLDDIQLRLLEERLRYLRELEDRRAAIVASITEQNKMTPALLDAVMHAEDKTRLEDLYLPYKQKRRTKAQIAIEAGLAPLADSLLANPELTPETEATRFLREAFTTADGNNPGVADTKAALDGARQILMERFAEDATLLQSLREYVQEHGIVESKVIEGKQDEGEKFADYFDYSETIGTVPSHRALALMRGRREGILDVTLRLDTEAEKPKWDAPHNPCEGRIAARFGIKNQGRAADKWLADTARWTWRVKSFMHLETELMGALRERSELDAINVFATNLKALLLAAPAGQRATMGLDPGLRTGVKVAVVDATGKVVDTAVIYPHQPKNDWDGSLHILGRLAAKHNVSLISIGNGTASRETDKLAQDLIKQHPDQKMTKIVVSEAGASVYSASEFASRELPDMDVSLRGAVSIARRLQDPLAELVKIDPKSIGVGQYQHDVSQTQLARSLDAVVEDCVNAVGVDVNTASAPLLARVSGLSTSVAQAIVSYRDVKGAFASRAALKSVPRLGDKTFEQAAGFLRVMGGENPLDASAVHPESYPLVEKILGDIKKDIKAVIGETALIKSLNPAKYADDKFGVPTITDILKELEKPGRDPRPEFTTATFKDGVEEIRDLRPDMILEGVVTNVAAFGAFVDIGVHQDGLVHISALSNTFVKDPHTVVKAGQVVKVKVLEVDEKRKRIALTMRMTDSAPQAGAQPQQRSDRTDRKSMGQHQKQTARAEPIGGSMAAAFAKLRG
- the grxD gene encoding Grx4 family monothiol glutaredoxin, which gives rise to MSDVQTWIKETVTATPVVLFMKGTAQFPQCGFSGRAIQILKACGVENIATVNVLEDPEVRQGIKDYSNWPTIPQLYVKGEFIGGSDIMNEMFESGELKALLDA